DNA from Sulfodiicoccus acidiphilus:
GAGGAAACTCAAGTGAGCCCACGGAAAAATTCTTTTTTATAATAAAATTTATATAAGCCTAGCTCGAAGTATGGCCAGGTGGTGGTTTGGTTCAACTGAGGCTCCCCCCGCTCACCGACGATCCTAGGTTCTTGGACATGTCCTACGAGGAACAGGGAGCGGTGGAGGAGGAGCGCAGGAACCTCGATTCTCTCCCCCCAGAGGAGAGAGAGGTCGCCCTAAAGTATTGGAGGGAGGTGAAGTCCGACTTCAGGTTCGACGAGTACCTGAGGGGATGCCTGAACTGCGGCGTCTGCACTTCAGCATGTCCAGCGGCCAAGTTCTACGACTTCGGACCTAGGGAAATGATACAGTACATGATGAGGGACGAGGCCGATAAGATATACGAGTTCGTCAACAAGAAGGTGTGGGCCTGCGTTCAGTGCTACTCCTGTTCCATGAGGTGTCCCTTCAACAACGAGATCGCCGGGCTCATAATGGTGCTCCGGGAATACGCCGTCAAGATGGGCCTCAAGTCGGCCAAGGAGATACTGGCCCCCTATAGGAGGATCCTTTACGTAGTCATGACCACGGGAAACCAGGTTACCCCAAACATGATACAGCCAGAGACCTTCCCTGACTGGGGGCCACAGGCGGTAGAGGAGGCCAAGAACATGGACCTCTACAGGAAGGCCGTCCCTGTAGACCTCCTCCAGAGGTCTGACATAGGTTGGCACGCCTCCCTTCAGACTGCAGTGGAGCTCATGACAATAATGATAGAATCAGGCGTCCTAGACTCCATAAGGAACGTGGACCAGGACCTCTACGACATGATAATGGACATATACGACGAGAGGAGCCAGCAGCTCAGGGAGATAAAGGAGAAGTACGAGAGGGGAGAACTCAACGAGGACGAGCTTCCCGATAGTTGGCTAGATCTTTAACTAAAAATTTGTGAAACTTCCAATATCCTCGCGAGTTGTGAGAGGTTTTATGAGTTGACGGGAATTTATTCATAAAAATTTTTAAATGCTACTGCCGCTAAGTATCCTCGTAATGGTAACATGATGTCCCAGGAGAGGAAAATAGAAGAGGAGCTCAAGGATGCCTTCCCGTACTCGGATCAGGTGAACTGGGAGGAGGTGTACCAGAGGGTCATATACAGGTACAGTACCCCCCACGGAGTCCAGCATGTGAAGGAGGAGCTGCACCGCCTGGAGGACAGGGGGGAATTAATTGTCCACCACATAAGGCCCTACAACCAACCAACGGAGTACCAGACCATAAACGGCGAGCCCAAGAAGATACCTACTACCAAGCTCTGGCACCATAAGTCCTGTGGGCAGTGCGGTCACATCCCGGGCTATCCTACCTCCGTGTTTTGGATAATGAACAAGTTGGAGACCGACTACGTTGACGAGCCACACCAGACCTCGTGCACAGGGTGGAACTATCACGCCTCGGGCGCCTCGAATCCAGTCGCCCTAGCAGGGGTTTTCGCTAGGAACTTCTGGAGGAGCTACGAGATAGACTACTTCCCCTTGATCCACTGCGGCACGTCCTTCGGCCACTACAAGGAGATAAGGAACATGCTCGTCCTTCACAAGGAAGTCAGGGAGAAGCTCAGGCCCATAATGAGGAAGCTCGACATGGACATAGTAGTACCAGAGGAGATAGTCCACTACAGCGAGTGGATGTTCGTGAAGAGTAAGGAAGCCGCGAGACAGAGGAAGTACGATCTCTCCTCAATCAAGGCCGCTGTTCACACCCCTTGTCACGTGTATAAGCTAGTTCCTGACGATACGATATACGACCCCTCAGTCTTCCAAGGGAGGAGGCCAGCGGCGCCCACTGGCACTGTGATAAACATGGGTGCCAAGATAGTAGATTACTCCACCTGGTGGGACTGTTGCGGTTTCGGGTTCAGGCACATCCTCACCGAGAGGGAGTTCACGAGGTCCTTCGCGCTCTTCAAGAAGGTTATTCCAGCCGTCGAGGAAGGCCATGCGGACGTCTTCGTGACCTCCGACACGGGGTGTGTGACGACCTTGGACAAGAGCCAGTGGGCCGGGAAGGCTCACGGCCTCAACTACAACCTCCCCGTTCTCGCCGACGCCCAGTTCGTCGCCTTGGCCATGGGTGCAGATCCCTACACTATAGGACAGATCCATTGGCACGCCACGGACGTGGAGGGCTTCCTCAGGAAGGTGGGAGTTCCGGTAGACGAGTACAAGGAGAAGTTCAACCAATACCTGCAAGATCTCAAGGAAGGGAAGGCGGATCCCAATTACCTCTATAGGCCGCACAGGAAGATAGACTACTACCTGGCCCTTCCAGACAGGGTGAAGTGGCTTAAGGGAGGAAAGCAGGAGGGATCCAGTTGAAGAAGGTGTTGGTTGTAGGAGGAGGCCCTGCTGGACTAAGCGCCACGAAGGAGCTCGCCAGCATGGGGATCGAGGTTTTGCTGGTGGAGAAGGACCCACAACTGGGAGGAACCCCGAAGAAGTTGCACTACAGCCTACTCTTCCCAGAGCTTAGACCGGCCTCCCAAGTCATAGATCCGCTCGTAAAGTCCGCGACCGAGAACGGTAACGTCAAGGTGAGGCTCAACAGCATAGTGGAGGCAGCGAACCAATCTGAGTCTGGCTTCGAAGTGAAGGTGTCGGAGAAGGGTGGTAGATCGTCCACGGAGAAGGTGGACGCCGTGATCGCGGCCTCAGGTTTCGAACACTTCGACTCCAGAAGGAAGTACGAGTACGGCTACGGCATAATTCCCAACATCTACCAAATATCGGACATTGAGAAGATGCTCTCCGAGAACAACTTAGTGACCTCCACAGGGAAGGTTCCCAAGAGGATAGCAATTCTCCTCTGCGTCGGTTCGAGGGACGCTACGGTGGGGAACACCTACTGTTCGAGGGTATGCTGCGCAGTATCCATCAAGCAGGCCATGGAGATAAAGCAGAGGATACCCGACGCCGTGGTACACATCTACTACATGGACATAAGGACGTACGGACTCATGGAGGACAAGTTATACTGGAGGTCTCAGCTCGACTACAGGGTCGGCTACATAAGGGGGAGGATATCTGAGTTCATGAGGGGACCCAACGACACCGTTGTCATAAAGGGCGAAGACACAATGAACCTCAACAGGGCGCTGGTAGTACCTTACGACATGGTGATCTTGGCCAACGGGATGGAGCTTGGGCTAGGTTCCAAACAGGTGGCCAAGGTATTGGGTCTGGAGGTGGAGGAGCACGGCTTCGTGAAGCCTGCGGACCCAGACTCCATGCCGGTAGTGTCCACAAGGAAGGGAGTGTTCTTGGCGGGCGCCTTAACTGGGCCGAAGACTATATCCGACTCGATCATGGAGGGGCAGGCCGCAGCCATGAAGACCTTCCAGTACGTGACGAGCGGGTTGTGGGAGACCCCAGTCAAGGTGGAGGTGGCCCAGCATTAGGTACCTAAACGTCGAGAGTGTAACGGAGATCTACAAGGCCATGGTGGGGAGGGACCCGCGCAACAGTTCCAGGGACCCTAGGGATTCCTTGAGGGCGATACTGGACGCGGCTGAGCTGAAGGGAAGCTTCCTCAGGACCACGAGGCTTACCTCCCTAGAGGAGGGGAGAAGGGCACTGAACTCAGTCTTCTACACAAGGAAGTACTCTAGGTCCCTAACCGAGGACAGTCTCCATCAGTTCAGGGAGTGTCTAGACCGGCTGAGGAGCTCCGAGTCCCTCAGTGAGGCCGCTAAGGCTTCCTCTTGTCTCTCCTTCTCTAGAAAGGAAGATGCAGTGGACTTCTCCAGGGAGGTGCTGCACTTCGTTGCCCCCCAAAGGTTTCCCCTGTGGACTAGGTGGATATGGAACCCTGAGAGGGGAACAGGTGCACTGACGTATGTCCTCAGGGATGGCGTCAAGCCAGGTCAGGATCCAGCAGAGGTGTTAGGGGAGCTCCGTCAAGTGCTAGATACCTTCGGACTCCAGACTGGGGACTTCGTTCCCACCGCGGTCTTCACGGTGTACTCCTACGTGCGATACTTGGACTACACCACTCTCCTCGCCATAGACAAGAAGGTCGCCGGGCTCCTCCCCACCCACCTAGGTACCACAGCGATGGTGATGGGCCTCAAGGACTTCCTGAGGGTGAGAGTCAGTGCCAATCCCTGAATTGGAGAAGCCCATAATAAAGGGCCTCATATCCAAGGACAAGGCCTTCATAGACGGCGTCGAAGTAGACGGGACTTGGAACACTTTCATAGTGGAGAGGACCCAGACCGGTTACGATCAGAGCATCTGGGACGAGGTCGCGTCCACATTGGAGGGTGTTACCATAAGCGCTTGCTGGCAGTGTGGCACCTGCACTAGCGGGTGCACGATGAGGGAGTACGATCCCCAATTCGGGCCGAGGAAGTTCATCGATCTGGCAAGGAAGGGCGACAGACAGGCCCTAGTGGAGCTCCAGGACAGCCTCTGGAGGTGCGTATCGTGCCAGAAGTGCACCCACAGGTGCCCTAAGGGGGTGATGGTGGAGGAGGTGGTGCACGCCATACATCACAACCTGCTCAGGCACGGGCTAGTGAAGAAGGACCCTGGAACTAAGTTCGACGAACTGTTCCTCGAAACTGTAATGAGGAACGGCGGGAGGATAACGGAGCTGACGCTCGGTGCAGCCTCGGCCAAGGCGGGGTTCGTCACCCTCAGCGTCAAGGACCTGATCAAGATGGGAGGGACGTTGCTCAGATCTGGGCTGGTGAAGGACCTGATAAAGCCCAGCAGGGTCAAGAAATGGGAGAAGGTGAAGGGCGTCCTCGAGGAGGCCATGAAGGAGGAGGTGAGGCTGGAGTGAGTGGAGACGACGGGAAGAACGTGTACGGAAAGGCCGTACTGTATCCAGGCTGCTCGCTCGATGGGCTCGGGAAGTCCTACGACGTCTCCTTGAGGCTGGTAACGGAGGACCTGGGAGTTCCCTACGAGAAGGTGGAGGACTACAACTGTTGCGGCGCGTTGGAGGTGAAGAACGTCAACACCATGCTCGGGCTCCTACTTCCAGCTAGGAACCTGTCCCTAGCTCAGTCCATGGGAGCCAACACGGTTGTGTCTGCCTGTCCCGGCTGTCACTACTCCCTCTCAAGGGCCCACTACTACGTCAATAGGTACGGGAAGGTGGCAGATAAGGTTAACGAGAAACTCAAGAAGATGGACGAGGTTCCGTACGAGGGTAAGCTGACAATGGCACATGCCGTGGAATACATATACAACGCAGCTGGAGTGGAGGAAGTGAAGAAGAGGGTGAGGAGACCCCTCACTGGCCTGAGGGTGGCCCCTTACTACGGCTGCCTCTACGCTAGGCCCAAACAGTTCCTAGGGACGGGTTACTCTCCCCTCAAGGACGATCCAGAGAGGCCTTACTTCATGGACGAGCTGCTCAGGGCCGTGGGGGCCGAGGTTGTGCAGTTCGAGGCTAAGACCACCTGTTGCGGAGGGCCTCACGTCTATTCCGACGCGGAGGTGGCGATGCATTTGGAAGCGAGGATACTCAAGGAGGCGAGGAGGAACGGCGCTGAGCTCTTGGTGACCGACTGTCCCCTGGGACATGTGGCCATAGAGACCAACATGGATAAGATAGCGAAGAAGTACGGGGAGGAGCTCAGGACCCCCCTTGCGTACTTCACGCAGCTCTTGGCGTTCGCCTTCGGCCACTCTCCAGGCGAGGTGCTCCTCACGGCTAACCTCACGGATCCCATGGCCGTCCTCAGGAGGTTCTTGTAGAGAAGATTTTTTACTTTTTAATTAAACTGGTGGCCGAGAACATGGTAGTCGAGTCCAACTGCGAGGTCCCCGAGGACCTCTATTACTACATAGAGGGAAAGAACACGGTGTGGGGGAAACTTGAAGGGGACGTCATGACCGTTGGCATAACTGACGTCGCTCAGACCATGGCGGGGAAGCTAGTCAAGGTGAGGCTGAAGAAGAAGGGAGTGAAGGTGGACAGGGGTAGACCAGTAGCTACCATGGAGAGCGGGAAGTGGGCCGGTGCAGTTCCTTCACCAGTTAGCGGCGAGATAGTCGAGGTCAACGAGGAAGTGGAGAAGTCGCCGTCGCTGGTGAACCAAGACCCTTACGGAAAGGGATGGCTAGTCAAGTTGAAGGTGTTGAACAGGGAAGAGCTTAAGCAGCTCTACACCTCCTCTGTCGCAGTGGACAAGGTGAGGGGGCTCATACAGTCTGAGAAGATACAGTGTAAGAGGGTGACGTAGTGAACTGGAGATTCGTCTCTCTCCCGCCTCAAGACGGTCCCCACATGATCACCTCCTTTGTAGCCGTGGCCGACTACGTTTCCAAGGGAGGGAAAAACACGTTCTTGACCTTCACGACCTCGGAGCCCTTCGTAAATGTAGGAGTTCACCAGGAGATCTGGCTCGAGGTGGACATGGACTTCGTGAGGAGGAGGGGTCTCACCGTGGTTCGTAGGGACTTGGGCGGCGGGACAGTGGTCATAACGGACGGGGAACAGGACTTCTTCGTCGTAGTCAACGCTGAAGAAGCCCCAGCGGCGCCCTCCAAGCTATACCAACGCTACTTGGCGCCGGTGGTGGAGGCCCTCAGGTCCTACGGCCTCAACGCCACCCTGAGGGATCAGGACATAGTGGTGAACGGGAGGAAGATAAGTGGTAACGGCGCCATGACTCGCGGGAACGCCGTAGTCGTAGCGGGAAACGTCCTTATGAGGCTCGACTTGGACGTGATCGCTGGGGCGATTAGGGTTCCCAGCGAGAAGTTCAGGGACAAGATGGCTAAGGACATGTCCCAGTGGCTTACGAGCCTCGAGAGGGAGCTCGGCTATCTCCCCACAAGGGAGGACCTGGTGTCTAGGTTGAAGAGGGCGTTCGAGGAGGCGGGCGTGAGATTCGAGGACTCCCCCCTCACCTTGGAGGAGGTGGAGGAGTGGAACCGGCTCGCCGAGGATAAGCGGGCGGAGAGCTGGACCTTCTATAGGGACAACAGACACCCCTCGTTGAGGACCGAGAGGTGCGTGAAGATATCTTCCGCTGCAGTGCTGTGCCACGTGGACCACAAGGGGAGGAAACTCGTCAGGCTGACAGCTAGGATAGTGGACGGTAAGCTGGACGAGGTTTCGATCTCTGGCGATTTCTTCGTGATGTCCCCCCAAGGTTTCCTCGACTCCCTAGAGGACTCCCTGAGGGGAGTGGACGTGAAGGACGTTTCCAAGGCCGTCTCCGACGCCTTCAGCAAGTACTCGCCCAAGGCCTTCGGACTCGAGGAGGCCGACGTGCAGGTCGCCTTCCAGAAGCTACTTCAGTCTCCCGAGGTCAGGGAGGTGACTTAGCTCGACAACTCTTGAGGCAGTCCTCGAGGTCGAGGTAACTCCAGCTGTCCCGGGGTTTCAGGCACATCTCGAGGCAGTTCATAGTTGAATTTCCACGAGGACGGTAATATGGTTTCTCTAGACGAACTGGAGGTGCTGGGGAGGCTCAAGGTAGGGGAAAGGGAGCTCGAGGTGGTGAGTGCACCTAGCCCCCTCGACTCGAGGTCCTGGCCGGAGGTCAGGGAGAAGCTACTGACTTGGAGACCACAGGTAGTCGCTGACGTATTGGAGCTGAACGGCTTAGCCTGCCCGGTGGTGGGAAATCGAGTGATCCTCCTAGACGAGGAGACCTCCGCCGTCCTCAGGGAGTTGTTGTCCCTGTTCCACCCCAGGGCTCCTCCCGACGTTTTCGCCAGTGCCGTAGTTGGGAACGTCCTCAACGAGATGGAGAGGCAGGTAGGGAGGGCCTTCACTAACGAGGAGAGGGTCTCGGTCACGTTGAAGCTAGTCATGAGCCTCTCGCTTTTGGTGGACCT
Protein-coding regions in this window:
- a CDS encoding 4Fe-4S dicluster domain-containing protein; the protein is MSYEEQGAVEEERRNLDSLPPEEREVALKYWREVKSDFRFDEYLRGCLNCGVCTSACPAAKFYDFGPREMIQYMMRDEADKIYEFVNKKVWACVQCYSCSMRCPFNNEIAGLIMVLREYAVKMGLKSAKEILAPYRRILYVVMTTGNQVTPNMIQPETFPDWGPQAVEEAKNMDLYRKAVPVDLLQRSDIGWHASLQTAVELMTIMIESGVLDSIRNVDQDLYDMIMDIYDERSQQLREIKEKYERGELNEDELPDSWLDL
- a CDS encoding CoB--CoM heterodisulfide reductase iron-sulfur subunit B family protein; translated protein: MMSQERKIEEELKDAFPYSDQVNWEEVYQRVIYRYSTPHGVQHVKEELHRLEDRGELIVHHIRPYNQPTEYQTINGEPKKIPTTKLWHHKSCGQCGHIPGYPTSVFWIMNKLETDYVDEPHQTSCTGWNYHASGASNPVALAGVFARNFWRSYEIDYFPLIHCGTSFGHYKEIRNMLVLHKEVREKLRPIMRKLDMDIVVPEEIVHYSEWMFVKSKEAARQRKYDLSSIKAAVHTPCHVYKLVPDDTIYDPSVFQGRRPAAPTGTVINMGAKIVDYSTWWDCCGFGFRHILTEREFTRSFALFKKVIPAVEEGHADVFVTSDTGCVTTLDKSQWAGKAHGLNYNLPVLADAQFVALAMGADPYTIGQIHWHATDVEGFLRKVGVPVDEYKEKFNQYLQDLKEGKADPNYLYRPHRKIDYYLALPDRVKWLKGGKQEGSS
- a CDS encoding CoB--CoM heterodisulfide reductase iron-sulfur subunit A family protein codes for the protein MQLKKVLVVGGGPAGLSATKELASMGIEVLLVEKDPQLGGTPKKLHYSLLFPELRPASQVIDPLVKSATENGNVKVRLNSIVEAANQSESGFEVKVSEKGGRSSTEKVDAVIAASGFEHFDSRRKYEYGYGIIPNIYQISDIEKMLSENNLVTSTGKVPKRIAILLCVGSRDATVGNTYCSRVCCAVSIKQAMEIKQRIPDAVVHIYYMDIRTYGLMEDKLYWRSQLDYRVGYIRGRISEFMRGPNDTVVIKGEDTMNLNRALVVPYDMVILANGMELGLGSKQVAKVLGLEVEEHGFVKPADPDSMPVVSTRKGVFLAGALTGPKTISDSIMEGQAAAMKTFQYVTSGLWETPVKVEVAQH
- a CDS encoding 4Fe-4S dicluster domain-containing protein; its protein translation is MPIPELEKPIIKGLISKDKAFIDGVEVDGTWNTFIVERTQTGYDQSIWDEVASTLEGVTISACWQCGTCTSGCTMREYDPQFGPRKFIDLARKGDRQALVELQDSLWRCVSCQKCTHRCPKGVMVEEVVHAIHHNLLRHGLVKKDPGTKFDELFLETVMRNGGRITELTLGAASAKAGFVTLSVKDLIKMGGTLLRSGLVKDLIKPSRVKKWEKVKGVLEEAMKEEVRLE
- a CDS encoding CoB--CoM heterodisulfide reductase iron-sulfur subunit B family protein — its product is MSGDDGKNVYGKAVLYPGCSLDGLGKSYDVSLRLVTEDLGVPYEKVEDYNCCGALEVKNVNTMLGLLLPARNLSLAQSMGANTVVSACPGCHYSLSRAHYYVNRYGKVADKVNEKLKKMDEVPYEGKLTMAHAVEYIYNAAGVEEVKKRVRRPLTGLRVAPYYGCLYARPKQFLGTGYSPLKDDPERPYFMDELLRAVGAEVVQFEAKTTCCGGPHVYSDAEVAMHLEARILKEARRNGAELLVTDCPLGHVAIETNMDKIAKKYGEELRTPLAYFTQLLAFAFGHSPGEVLLTANLTDPMAVLRRFL
- the gcvH gene encoding glycine cleavage system protein GcvH, whose amino-acid sequence is MVVESNCEVPEDLYYYIEGKNTVWGKLEGDVMTVGITDVAQTMAGKLVKVRLKKKGVKVDRGRPVATMESGKWAGAVPSPVSGEIVEVNEEVEKSPSLVNQDPYGKGWLVKLKVLNREELKQLYTSSVAVDKVRGLIQSEKIQCKRVT
- a CDS encoding lipoate--protein ligase family protein, with the translated sequence MNWRFVSLPPQDGPHMITSFVAVADYVSKGGKNTFLTFTTSEPFVNVGVHQEIWLEVDMDFVRRRGLTVVRRDLGGGTVVITDGEQDFFVVVNAEEAPAAPSKLYQRYLAPVVEALRSYGLNATLRDQDIVVNGRKISGNGAMTRGNAVVVAGNVLMRLDLDVIAGAIRVPSEKFRDKMAKDMSQWLTSLERELGYLPTREDLVSRLKRAFEEAGVRFEDSPLTLEEVEEWNRLAEDKRAESWTFYRDNRHPSLRTERCVKISSAAVLCHVDHKGRKLVRLTARIVDGKLDEVSISGDFFVMSPQGFLDSLEDSLRGVDVKDVSKAVSDAFSKYSPKAFGLEEADVQVAFQKLLQSPEVREVT